AACGGAAAGAAGGATTAAATGCGATTGATACCATGTTAGAAGTGTTAGATAATTTTGATGAGTTGAATCTTTGTTTCATTCTCATTCTTCATAGATTCAAAGCTTAGCTTTTTACACAATAATGAAGAACTACATATATAAAGTTAGTTGAAGTTGGTTGAGTTCTAACAAACTCAGAatttgtttgggagtttggaggggagaggAAGAGAGggtttcaattatttatttatttatttttaaatatagagaaatatttaacttttattggattttttttgtatagaatgataaaataatgcTTATccttaacatatttttaatttttaaaatactataacaacaaaaattatatttgaacaattTGTCTAAATCCCCCAAAGTtccaatacaattttttattttctcaaattaaacagattttgatttttgaataaaaataaatcatgcAAAACTCTCCCCACCTAAATCCTTCTATTTTATTCTACtcaattctttattttttcaaaatcctcCCCTCCTCTGCCTTCACCTCCAAactcaaaaaaaatctaaataattcAACTAGTTATAAGTAACTCTAATAACCTTTCTAATAATAGAGTTTAAGCCTAACAAACctcttaaattaataataatataccaATATAGTAAAACAAAAATAGCAATAAATTGGATCCGGATGAGGCCTAGTAATGGATTTGAAATTGAAACAAACATTATATATTTGCCCAATAAGGACAAAGTTACAACATACAATAAAACTCACTCGTTTAATTTATTACATATATCAGGGTAGTAGTACTAGTAATCTCCTTTATTTTAGTATTCGTTCTCTTTTCAGAGACTCATATGACATAGataaaacatgaacaagtattgaTGAGTAGTTTTAAGAACTGATCATATCAACTTCTGCTTTCTTGATTATCAATCCACCTTTCCATTTTCCACTCCAAACTTCATACAATCCAAAATGAAGTTCCGGGTCTATTTCATCTTGATTAACAGTAATATCAAGCAGATCATTATCTGCTGGAATTGTTTTTGTTACATCATCACAAACTAATTCCACTACCTTATATTTATATGGCCCCTTTTTCCCAATTTTAGCCATGACAAGTACTGGTGTTTTATCCCAACCAAAACCG
The Vicia villosa cultivar HV-30 ecotype Madison, WI unplaced genomic scaffold, Vvil1.0 ctg.002028F_1_1, whole genome shotgun sequence genome window above contains:
- the LOC131637552 gene encoding protein PHLOEM PROTEIN 2-LIKE A9-like, with the protein product MPFKKPHQTSNPDYIKPKTGPPNSGYDIEAKGLNIIWGSDLRYWRLTPENYAELIQVSWLEVSGKVRVERGKTYTVKFEVKVNKNGFGWDKTPVLVMAKIGKKGPYKYKVVELVCDDVTKTIPADNDLLDITVNQDEIDPELHFGLYEVWSGKWKGGLIIKKAEVDMISS